A window of the Megalopta genalis isolate 19385.01 chromosome 2, iyMegGena1_principal, whole genome shotgun sequence genome harbors these coding sequences:
- the LOC117227192 gene encoding tubulin beta-4B chain-like, producing the protein MREIVHIQVGQCGNQIGAKFWEVISDEHDIDPTGSYHGHSDVQLERINVYYSEASAGKYVPRSILVDLEPGTMDAVRSGPFGQIFRPDNFVFGQSGAGNNWAKGHYTEGAELVDSVLDVVRKEAESCDCLQGFQLTHSLGGGTGSGMGTLLISKIREDYPDRIMATFSVVPSPKVSDTVVEPYNATLSVHQLVENTDQAYCIDNEALYDICFRTLKLSTPSYNDLNHLVSATMSGVTTCLRFPGQLNADLRKLAVNMVPFPRLHFFMPGFAPLTARGSQQYRALTVPELTQQMFDSKNMMAACDPKHGRFLTVAAVFRGRMSMKEVDEQMLNIQNKNSAYFVEWIPNNVKTAVCDIPPRGLKMSATFIGNSTAIQELFKRISDQFTAMFRRKAFLHWYTGEGMDELEFTEAESNMNDLVSEYQQYQDATAEDEGEYVDVVVAEEK; encoded by the exons ATGCGGGAGATCGTGCACATCCAGGTCGGACAATGCGGCAACCAGATCGGTGCCAAG TTCTGGGAGGTGATCTCGGACGAGCATGACATCGACCCGACCGGCTCCTACCATGGCCACTCGGACGTCCAGCTGGAGAGGATCAACGTTTACTACAGCGAGGCGTCTGCCGGCAAGTACGTGCCCCGCTCGATCCTCGTCGACCTCGAGCCAGGCACCATGGACGCTGTCCGCTCGGGTCCGTTCGGGCAGATCTTCCGACCGGACAACTTCGTGTTCGGCCAGTCCGGAGCCGGTAACAACTGGGCGAAGGGACACTACACCGAGGGCGCGGAGCTGGTGGACTCCGTCCTGGACGTGGTCAGAAAGGAGGCGGAGAGCTGCGACTGTCTCCAGGGCTTCCAGCTGACCCACTCCTTAGGCGGCGGCACCGGGTCAGGGATGGGCACCTTGCTGATCTCGAAGATCCGCGAGGATTATCCGGACAGGATCATGGCGACGTTCTCGGTGGTGCCGTCGCCCAAGGTGTCCGACACCGTCGTCGAGCCGTACAACGCCACCCTGTCCGTTCACCAGCTGGTGGAGAACACCGACCAGGCGTACTGCATCGACAACGAGGCGCTCTACGACATCTGCTTCCGCACCCTGAAGCTCTCCACGCCGTCCTACAACGACCTGAACCATCTAGTCTCCGCCACCATGTCCGGCGTGACCACCTGCCTCAGGTTCCCAGGACAGCTGAACGCCGACCTGAGGAAGCTGGCCGTGAACATGGTCCCGTTCCCGCGGCTGCACTTCTTCATGCCGGGATTCGCGCCTCTGACCGCCAGAGGCAGCCAACAGTATCGGGCGCTGACGGTCCCCGAGCTGACACAACAGATGTTCGACTCGAAGAACATGATGGCCGCGTGCGACCCGAAACACGGCCGGTTTCTGACGGTGGCGGCCGTTTTCCGCGGTAGGATGTCCATGAAAGAGGTCGACGAACAGATGCTGAATATACAGAACAAGAACAGCGCGTACTTCGTCGAGTGGATACCGAACAACGTGAAGACAGCCGTCTGCGATATTCCGCCTCGTGGACTCAAGATGTCCGCGACGTTCATCGGGAACTCGACCGCCATTCAGGAACTGTTCAAGAGGATCTCCGATCAGTTCACCGCCATGTTCAGGAGAAAGGCTTTCCTGCATTGGTACACCGGCGAGGGCATGGACGAGCTGGAGTTCACAGAGGCCGAGTCGAACATGAACGACCTGGTCTCGGAGTACCAGCAGTACCAGGACGCGACCGCGGAGGACGAGGGGGAATACGTCGATGTGGTCGTTGCGGAGGAGAAGTAG
- the LOC117227194 gene encoding tubulin beta-1 chain produces MREIVHVQIGQCGNNVGTKFWEKICDEHGLHRDGVFDGDDSSDMRLQRINVYFAEGQGGRFVPRAVLIDLDSKALSSTLSRKCGGLFKPESFVVGRESAGNNWAKGYYSEGAGIVDEALDVVRAEAEACDLLQGIQLVRSLGGGTGSGAGALLMTKLKEEYPSRIVKCYSVMPSAKMSDVVVEPYNAVLALGASIEFADQCFCMDNHALHRVCSRLQRIATPTYADTNHLISACMAGVTCCFRFPGQPSADLRKLHVNLVPFPKLHFFVAGYAPLTSRSAAQYAVASVPELARQLFNPSNALVDYDPAAGKTIAAAAIFRGNASTKRVEEQMYIVRNKNSPNFVEWIPNNVQTAVCKVAPRGVSMNATLISNTTTFQEPLKRLMSGFNDMLKKKAYIHWYTAEGMDESEFTDVQGKMRDLIAEYQQQQQEANAENADPL; encoded by the exons ATGAGAGAAATAGTGCACGTACAGATCGGCCAGTGCGGAAACAACGTCGGCACCAAG TTCTGGGAGAAGATCTGCGACGAGCATGGCCTGCACCGGGACGGCGTCTTCGACGGGGACGATTCGTCGGACATGCGGTTGCAGCGGATCAACGTTTACTTCGCCGAGGGTCAAG GCGGCAGATTCGTCCCGAGGGCGGTCCTGATCGATCTCGACTCCAAAGCGTTGAGCTCCACGCTGTCTAGGAAATGCGGCGGTCTGTTCAAGCCCGAGAGTTTCGTGGTTGGACGCGAGAGCGCGGGAAACAATTGGGCGAAGGGATACTATAGCGAGGGTGCGGGCATCGTCGACGAGGCTTTGGATGTCGTACGCGCGGAAGCCGAAGCTTGCGACCTCTTGCAAG GTATCCAGCTGGTCCGATCTTTGGGCGGCGGGACAGGGTCAGGAGCGGGCGCGTTGCTGATGACCAAGCTGAAGGAGGAGTACCCGAGCAGGATAGTGAAATGCTACAGCGTGATGCCCTCGGCGAAGATGTCGGACGTCGTGGTGGAGCCGTACAACGCGGTCCTAGCCCTCGGCGCGTCGATCGAGTTCGCCGACCAATGCTTCTGCATGGACAATCACGCGTTGCACCGCGTCTGCTCGAGGCTGCAGCGCATCGCCACGCCGACTTACGCCGACACCAATCACCTGATATCCGCGTGCATGGCCGGCGTGACCTGCTGCTTCAGATTCCCCGGACAACCTAGCGCCGATCTGCGAAAGCTTCACGTAAACCTGGTCCCGTTCCCCAAGTTGCACTTCTTCGTCGCCGGATACGCACCTTTGACCTCTAGGAGCGCCGCGCAGTACGCGGTCGCGTCCGTGCCCGAGCTAGCCAGACAATTGTTCAATCCTAGCAACGCGCTCGTCGATTACGATCCCGCCGCTGGCAAGACCATCGCCGCAGCTGCGATTTTCCGCGGAAACGCGTCGACCAAG CGCGTGGAGGAGCAAATGTACATCGTACGGAACAAGAACAGCCCTAACTTCGTCGAGTGGATCCCGAACAACGTTCAAACCGCGGTCTGCAAGGTCGCTCCTCGGGGAGTCTCGATGAACGCGACCCTGATATCGAACACGACTACGTTCCAAGAGCCGCTGAAGAGGCTGATGAGCGGCTTCAACGACATGCTGAAGAAGAAGGCGTACATTCACTGGTACACCGCGGAAGGGATGGACGAGTCGGAATTTACGGACGTTCAGGGGAAAATGCGCGACCTAATCGCGGAGTACCAACAGCAGCAGCAAGAGGCGAACGCCGAAAACGCCGATCCTCTGTGA